A single window of Crassostrea angulata isolate pt1a10 chromosome 8, ASM2561291v2, whole genome shotgun sequence DNA harbors:
- the LOC128161550 gene encoding CD151 antigen-like codes for MGLTRCGKIVKYIMFALNFFMFLGGIGLLAYGSYIKNNNGLPILGILTIILDYVHLSFPWLLIMAAIICILVSFLGCCGAVKKFRGMLTMHFLLLLAMFIGVIVSGVLGYQYKQTIESAIVSQMEASLNSSYGVDDYVTRTWDTLQSTLRCCGVEGDENSTNSWSFYKTSTDWFKSQRGDPRYVPNSCCRYPGDLYNLTNCVGLRDRDRRQAPAGGPPVLHVPSMRNDQLFTKGCWTTLLNIVNNKIWIGMVMITLSTSLMLIGMILSVCLCKRIEEQIYEDEEERFQNLAM; via the exons ATGGGTCTGACTCGCTGCGGAAAGATCGTCAAGTACATTATGTTTGCCCTCAACTTCTTCATGTTT TTGGGTGGTATTGGTCTTCTTGCATACGGCAgctatataaaaaataacaacgGACTACCAATTCTGGGAATCTTGACGATCATTCTAGATTATGTGCATTTATCGTTTCCATGGTTACTCATCATGGCGGCCATCATTTGTATCCTTGTGTCCTTTCTGGGTTGTTGTGGGGCTGTTAAAAAGTTCAGAGGAATGTTGACAATG CATTTCCTTCTTTTACTGGCTATGTTCATTGGTGTCATCGTAAGCGGAGTTTTGGGTTACCAATATAAACAAACA ATAGAGTCAGCTATAGTATCACAAATGGAGGCATCCCTTAACAGCTCGTATGGAGTGGATGACTACGTTACTCGGACCTGGGACACACTGCAATCCACA CTCCGGTGCTGTGGTGTAGAGGGAGACGAAAACTCTACCAATTCCTGGTCCTTTTACAAGACGTCCACTGATTGGTTCAAAAGTCAAAGGG GGGACCCCCGTTATGTTCCAAACAGCTGCTGTAGGTACCCAGGGGATTTGTACAACCTGACCAATTGCGTCGGTCTACGTGACAGAGACCGGCGTCAGGCTCCCGCCGGTGGCCCCCCGGTACTACATGTACCTTCCATGAGAAACGATCAACTCTTTACCAAG GGCTGCTGGACAACATTACTTAACATAGTGAACAATAAGATTTGGATTGGTATGGTCATGATTACCCTTTCAACATCTCTAATG CTAATTGGTATGATTTTGTCAGTGTGTTTGTGCAAAAGGATCGAGGAGCAGATTTATGAAGATGAAGAGGAAAGATTTCAGAATTTAGCTATGTAG
- the LOC128161551 gene encoding U-scoloptoxin(05)-Cw1a-like: protein MSRWLKNIFSGFLTFLQLYVTVSAIDCYQCSSLNFSDPFCHDPFHPAYNNLTTNCGEGRDGRVGLFPARFCTKITGINSEDGTETIVRSCAIESLDTICGPFNLGNVLYNGCISSCETDACNSGQRSAPEVVYIVTAALLYLFSI from the exons atgagcCGGTGGTTGAAGAATATCTTTTCTGGATTCCTAACTTTCCTTCAACTCTATGTAACAG TATCTGCCATCGATTGCTACCAATGCTCCTCCCTTAACTTCAGCGACCCGTTCTGTCACGACCCTTTCCACCCGGCCTACAATAACCTTACCACGAACTGTGGGGAGGGGCGGGACGGCAGGGTAGGGCTATTTCCGGCCCGGTTCTGCACCAAGATCACTGGCATTAACT CTGAGGACGGCACCGAGACAATCGTTCGGTCATGCGCCATCGAGTCCCTGGATACAATATGTGGGCCATTTAACCTGGGGAACGTTTTGTATAACGGATGTATTTCATCTTGTGAGACAGACGCTTGTAACTCCGGTCAGCGATCAGCACCGGAAGTGGTTTATATCGTCACTGCTGCACTTTTGTATTTGTTCagtatttga